From the genome of Candidatus Methylopumilus turicensis, one region includes:
- the chrA gene encoding chromate efflux transporter encodes MAKKNISLKQAFWYWLRLGFISFGGPAGQIAIMHQELVVEKRWISEARFLHALNFCMLLPGPEAQQLAIYIGWLMHKTVGGLIAGLLFILPSFFILAGLGVMYMQYGDLPIIQSLFSGIKPAVVAIVLFAAYRIGTRILKHPLLVLIAALSFIGILFFKLPFPLIVLLAAVIGWVASHWLPQAFKTAPHKADTHAEHLPAIIDDDTAIPDHASYSPKHFIKTLTLGFLIGGSAFYLLVSAFGFDDLLSQTALFFTKAALLTFGGAYAVLPYVYQGAVEHYHWITATQMMDGLALGETTPGPLIMVITFISFVSGWVNHALPLAPLWVSGLASAGVATFFTFLPSFVMIFLGAPFIETTRSQLKLAAPLTAITAAVVGVILNLAVFFALHTFWQEKTQQLNIAGLVIAGLAFIALTKFKANTLVVIIASGLIGLALAYLS; translated from the coding sequence ATGGCAAAAAAAAATATTTCCTTAAAACAAGCTTTTTGGTATTGGCTAAGGCTAGGCTTTATTAGCTTTGGCGGCCCAGCTGGGCAGATTGCGATCATGCATCAAGAGTTAGTGGTAGAAAAACGCTGGATTTCTGAAGCCCGTTTTTTACATGCGCTTAATTTTTGTATGTTGCTGCCCGGCCCTGAGGCCCAGCAGCTGGCGATTTATATTGGTTGGCTGATGCACAAAACCGTGGGCGGGCTAATCGCTGGGTTGTTATTTATCTTGCCATCCTTCTTTATATTGGCTGGTTTGGGTGTGATGTATATGCAATATGGCGATTTGCCTATCATCCAAAGCCTATTTAGCGGCATTAAACCTGCGGTGGTGGCGATTGTGTTATTTGCGGCTTATCGCATTGGCACACGGATACTGAAGCATCCTTTACTCGTCCTCATTGCGGCCTTGTCATTTATTGGTATTTTGTTTTTCAAATTGCCATTCCCTTTGATTGTTTTACTTGCAGCCGTCATCGGCTGGGTAGCAAGTCATTGGTTGCCGCAGGCTTTTAAAACAGCCCCACACAAAGCTGATACACACGCTGAACATTTGCCCGCCATCATTGATGACGATACGGCCATTCCCGACCATGCAAGCTATAGCCCTAAGCATTTCATTAAAACACTGACCTTGGGATTTCTGATTGGCGGCTCGGCTTTTTATCTATTAGTGAGCGCTTTTGGCTTTGATGATTTGCTTAGCCAAACGGCTTTGTTCTTTACCAAGGCCGCCTTATTAACCTTTGGCGGGGCTTATGCAGTGTTACCTTATGTGTATCAAGGGGCGGTGGAGCATTATCATTGGATTACTGCCACGCAAATGATGGATGGCTTGGCGCTGGGTGAGACCACGCCTGGCCCGCTGATTATGGTGATTACCTTTATTAGCTTTGTGAGTGGCTGGGTGAACCATGCACTACCTCTTGCACCGCTTTGGGTTTCAGGTTTGGCTTCGGCGGGCGTGGCGACCTTTTTTACTTTTTTACCGAGCTTTGTGATGATTTTTTTAGGCGCGCCGTTTATTGAAACCACGCGCAGCCAACTTAAACTCGCTGCGCCATTAACCGCCATTACTGCAGCAGTGGTTGGCGTGATTTTGAATTTGGCGGTGTTTTTTGCCCTACATACTTTTTGGCAAGAAAAAACCCAGCAACTTAACATTGCTGGGTTGGTGATTGCAGGCTTGGCTTTTATTGCCCTCACCAAATTTAAAGCGAATACTTTAGTGGTGATTATTGCTAGCGGGTTAATTGGGCTGGCTTTAGCTTATTTAAGCTAA
- a CDS encoding OprO/OprP family phosphate-selective porin — protein MKSIKMRGVVAAVAGALMFGFGANAMADSTDDILNALIAKGVLTEEEGALLQKGREGEKLGASKKPKTTEKDGAFTLESGNGNTTMAVTGRLHFDMHNSNLDFATTENTDKDTASAADQFEIRRARIGVKGKLAKDFKYEAVTNLVGGTPTIDVAFLDWAKYDQGNIRFGKFKQPFNLEELTSSNNITFMERSYVNQLAPAKKLGVMFSGEGRPGFTYAASGFQFNDTELSYKGEDLSYAGRTTLNFAEIMGDKTAIYHVGLSGFDTSYAVRPTTSSSASGGTTSSGSIMSFRGSNRGLSNIFRAQIEGDTTVSGQSVASDNSSQVSAKALGLEGIVARGPFKLQGEYVRSDYKANYNDVAKMSLDANAWYAEAAWMITGESYADSYKKGVFGAIKPKSMYDMDGGKGWGAWELAFRAEGYNVENGSLTGGASSSRFQGNLSCASGSSETINTGSSKTAAQANCESGAKSYTAGLRWIANPNLLFKLNYTYTKFDYKWDHFDTEGTKFMDNEQVMSLRGQWMF, from the coding sequence ATGAAATCTATCAAAATGCGTGGCGTAGTAGCTGCGGTAGCGGGTGCTTTGATGTTCGGCTTCGGCGCCAACGCAATGGCTGACTCAACAGACGACATCCTGAATGCATTGATTGCAAAAGGCGTGTTAACAGAAGAAGAAGGTGCTTTGCTTCAAAAAGGCCGTGAGGGCGAAAAATTAGGTGCTTCAAAAAAACCTAAAACAACTGAAAAAGATGGCGCATTTACGCTTGAAAGTGGCAATGGCAACACAACAATGGCTGTTACAGGTCGTTTGCATTTTGATATGCATAACTCAAATCTTGATTTTGCTACTACCGAAAACACTGATAAAGACACTGCAAGTGCTGCGGATCAGTTTGAAATTCGTCGCGCACGTATTGGTGTTAAAGGCAAACTTGCCAAAGATTTCAAATATGAAGCGGTTACAAACTTAGTTGGTGGCACACCGACAATCGATGTGGCTTTCTTAGATTGGGCTAAGTACGATCAAGGTAATATTCGTTTTGGTAAATTTAAGCAACCATTTAACTTGGAAGAGTTAACAAGTTCAAACAATATCACTTTCATGGAGCGCTCATACGTTAACCAGTTAGCACCAGCAAAAAAACTTGGTGTGATGTTCTCTGGTGAAGGTCGTCCTGGCTTCACATACGCGGCTTCAGGTTTCCAATTTAACGATACTGAGCTAAGTTATAAAGGTGAAGATTTGTCTTACGCTGGCCGTACGACATTAAACTTTGCTGAAATTATGGGCGACAAAACTGCTATTTACCATGTTGGCTTGTCTGGTTTTGATACATCTTATGCTGTTCGTCCTACAACATCATCAAGCGCTTCAGGTGGCACCACTTCAAGTGGTTCAATCATGTCATTTAGAGGTTCTAATCGTGGTTTAAGCAATATTTTTAGAGCTCAAATTGAGGGTGACACAACAGTAAGCGGCCAGAGCGTTGCGTCAGACAATAGTTCACAGGTCTCAGCTAAAGCACTTGGTCTTGAGGGTATCGTTGCTAGAGGTCCATTCAAATTGCAAGGTGAATATGTAAGATCAGATTACAAAGCTAATTACAATGACGTTGCAAAAATGTCACTTGATGCCAATGCTTGGTACGCTGAAGCTGCATGGATGATTACTGGCGAAAGTTATGCTGATTCATACAAAAAAGGTGTATTTGGTGCAATCAAACCTAAGAGTATGTATGACATGGATGGCGGCAAGGGCTGGGGTGCTTGGGAACTGGCATTTAGGGCTGAAGGTTATAATGTCGAAAATGGTTCACTTACCGGCGGTGCCTCAAGCTCTCGCTTCCAAGGTAACTTGAGCTGTGCATCAGGTTCATCAGAAACTATTAACACAGGCTCAAGCAAAACAGCTGCTCAAGCTAATTGCGAATCAGGCGCTAAATCATATACTGCTGGTCTAAGATGGATTGCTAATCCAAATTTACTATTTAAGCTTAACTACACATATACTAAGTTTGATTATAAATGGGATCACTTTGATACAGAAGGTACTAAGTTCATGGATAACGAACAAGTTATGTCACTTCGTGGTCAATGGATGTTTTAA
- a CDS encoding alkaline phosphatase PhoX, translating to MKISNSLKLATLFALLAYQTPALAESVASQAWLRPIADAWQVKPLLNVGDAVGAKNYRMVGIPDGLGAMDNGDGTLSIYMNHEAGKDQGKNRKHFGRGAFVSSWILDIDRLKITAGEDLIKQVKLWLPDDKKHANAPAHSFNRLCSADLPALSALYDAASAKGFNGRLFMNGEEDREGGRGFAHVVTGEQKGISYELPYLGKFAWENAVANPSTGVKTLVMGMDDSPGGQVYMYVGEKRAAGNPVEQAGLMGGNLYAVKVNGKRFGFVSFGDVSAMSGDDLEKAGQKLGVANFMRPEDGAWDVNNPNVFYFATTDKIDGTSQLFQLTFDDMTQPEKGGAIKVVLNARDIGAQMFDNITVAGDGKLLVEEDPGDNAHMASIWQFDPKTGKAEKIVKVAPEAFLDKNSTAYLTQDEENSGIIDITDLVRKATWFDASQRYYLGALQVHTKSNDPELIEDGQLYLITGPNRP from the coding sequence ATGAAAATCTCCAACTCTCTCAAGCTCGCCACTTTATTCGCACTCCTTGCATATCAAACACCAGCGCTTGCTGAAAGTGTAGCTTCTCAGGCTTGGTTAAGGCCGATCGCTGATGCTTGGCAAGTCAAGCCTTTACTCAATGTAGGCGATGCCGTTGGCGCTAAAAACTACCGCATGGTGGGCATCCCGGATGGTTTGGGTGCGATGGATAATGGTGACGGTACGCTATCCATTTATATGAACCATGAGGCGGGTAAAGACCAAGGTAAAAATCGTAAACATTTTGGACGTGGTGCATTTGTATCTTCTTGGATATTAGATATTGATCGTCTAAAAATCACCGCAGGTGAGGATTTAATCAAGCAAGTCAAGCTATGGTTACCTGATGATAAAAAGCATGCAAACGCCCCAGCGCATAGCTTTAACCGTTTATGTTCGGCTGATTTACCTGCCCTGAGCGCCTTATATGATGCGGCTTCTGCCAAGGGCTTTAATGGCCGCTTGTTTATGAACGGTGAAGAAGACCGCGAGGGTGGCCGTGGCTTTGCGCATGTGGTGACCGGCGAACAAAAAGGCATCAGTTACGAGCTACCTTACTTGGGTAAATTTGCTTGGGAAAATGCCGTGGCTAACCCAAGCACAGGGGTTAAAACGTTGGTGATGGGCATGGATGATAGCCCTGGTGGCCAAGTGTACATGTATGTGGGTGAAAAACGTGCGGCTGGCAACCCTGTGGAGCAAGCAGGCTTGATGGGCGGTAATTTGTACGCAGTAAAAGTGAATGGCAAACGCTTTGGCTTTGTGAGCTTTGGTGATGTGTCGGCCATGAGTGGCGATGACTTAGAAAAAGCGGGGCAAAAGCTGGGTGTTGCTAACTTTATGCGCCCAGAAGACGGTGCTTGGGATGTGAATAACCCGAATGTTTTCTACTTTGCCACCACGGATAAGATCGATGGCACTAGCCAGTTATTTCAACTGACCTTTGATGATATGACTCAGCCAGAAAAAGGTGGCGCGATTAAAGTCGTGCTCAATGCGCGGGATATTGGTGCGCAGATGTTTGATAACATCACCGTGGCGGGCGATGGCAAATTGCTGGTGGAAGAAGACCCAGGTGATAACGCGCACATGGCTTCTATTTGGCAGTTTGACCCAAAAACAGGCAAGGCCGAGAAGATCGTTAAAGTTGCGCCAGAAGCTTTTTTGGATAAAAACAGCACAGCTTATTTAACGCAAGATGAAGAAAATTCAGGGATTATTGACATTACCGATTTGGTGCGCAAAGCAACATGGTTTGATGCAAGCCAGCGTTACTATTTAGGGGCACTTCAAGTGCATACAAAGTCGAATGATCCTGAACTCATCGAAGATGGGCAATTGTATTTAATCACCGGGCCAAATCGTCCATGA
- the fdx gene encoding ISC system 2Fe-2S type ferredoxin, whose translation MPQIIVLPHEELCPEGLAFEEKPGVSICDSLLNHDIDIDHACDKVCACTTCHVIVREGYKTLKPAEDQEEDLLDKAWGLEPNSRLSCQAMVGTTDLVIEIPKYSINMAKEGHR comes from the coding sequence ATGCCACAAATTATCGTATTGCCCCATGAAGAACTCTGCCCCGAAGGCCTTGCATTTGAAGAAAAGCCCGGTGTATCGATTTGCGATAGTCTGCTCAATCATGATATTGATATCGACCATGCTTGTGACAAAGTGTGTGCTTGTACCACTTGCCACGTGATTGTGCGTGAGGGTTATAAAACGCTTAAACCAGCCGAGGACCAAGAAGAAGACCTACTCGACAAGGCTTGGGGCCTAGAGCCAAACTCACGCCTCTCTTGCCAAGCCATGGTTGGCACCACGGATTTAGTGATTGAAATTCCTAAATACTCGATCAATATGGCAAAAGAAGGCCATCGCTAA
- the hscA gene encoding Fe-S protein assembly chaperone HscA: protein MALLQIAEPGMSAAPHQHKLAIGIDLGTTNSLVATVQSGMSLCLQDEHGHALLPSVVRYLEDGQIAVGHAAQAAQSADPKNTISSVKRFMGRGINDIPDTTHIPYAFRDTGAGMVQIETRAGIKSPVEISAEILRTLKNRAEKALGGELTGAVITVPAYFDDAQRQATKDAARLAGLTVLRLLNEPTAAAVAYGLDNAAEGVYVIYDLGGGTFDVSILRLSKGIFEVLATNGDSALGGDDFDHRIFCWILSEAGLAPLNQEDTRLLLTKSREVKEWLSENTEAQITSVLSTGKLVNIKLTADKLVELTQTLVTKTLNPTRKALRDAGLSIEDIKGVVMVGGATRMPQIRQAVAEFFKQEPLTNLDPDKVVALGAAIQANVLAGNRSDDDLLLLDVIPLSLGLETMGGLVERVIPRNATLPVARAQDFTTFKDGQTAMSIHVLQGERELVTDCRSLAKFELRGIPPMVAGAARIRVTFQVDADGLLSVTAREQSSGVVADIVVKPSYGLSEDEITTMLKSSFGSAEQDKQARALREAIVDAERLIEAINAALAQDGHLLSADEKTAIQAQVSALDATRQGSDKDSIIQAVEALNHATEGFAARRMDASVKQAFAGQDLHKLEL, encoded by the coding sequence ATGGCATTACTTCAAATCGCAGAACCAGGCATGAGCGCAGCGCCACACCAGCACAAACTGGCGATTGGCATTGACCTTGGCACGACCAACTCACTGGTGGCGACTGTACAAAGCGGCATGAGTCTTTGCCTTCAGGATGAACATGGCCATGCCCTGCTTCCTTCCGTTGTGCGTTATTTAGAAGATGGCCAAATTGCGGTGGGTCACGCCGCGCAAGCTGCGCAAAGTGCAGACCCTAAAAACACCATTAGCTCCGTGAAACGCTTTATGGGGCGTGGTATCAACGACATTCCCGACACCACGCATATCCCTTATGCGTTTCGTGACACAGGGGCTGGCATGGTGCAGATTGAAACCCGCGCTGGCATCAAAAGCCCAGTTGAAATCTCGGCTGAAATTTTACGTACCCTTAAAAACCGCGCTGAAAAAGCCTTAGGGGGCGAACTCACTGGCGCGGTCATTACCGTGCCTGCTTATTTTGATGATGCACAGCGCCAAGCCACGAAAGATGCGGCACGCCTTGCAGGCTTAACGGTTTTACGGCTACTGAATGAACCTACTGCCGCCGCAGTTGCTTATGGCTTAGATAATGCGGCTGAGGGCGTTTATGTGATTTACGACTTAGGCGGCGGGACGTTTGACGTATCCATCTTGCGCTTATCCAAAGGCATTTTTGAGGTACTTGCCACCAATGGGGACTCAGCCTTAGGCGGCGATGATTTTGACCACCGAATTTTCTGCTGGATATTGTCTGAAGCAGGCTTAGCCCCACTTAACCAAGAAGATACAAGGCTACTGCTCACAAAATCACGCGAAGTAAAAGAATGGTTAAGTGAAAATACTGAAGCACAAATCACCAGCGTATTAAGCACTGGCAAGCTTGTGAACATCAAGCTGACTGCCGATAAGCTCGTTGAGCTGACGCAAACCTTAGTCACCAAAACACTCAACCCAACCCGCAAAGCCCTGCGTGATGCTGGCTTAAGCATTGAAGACATTAAAGGTGTGGTCATGGTGGGCGGCGCAACGCGCATGCCGCAAATTCGTCAAGCCGTGGCTGAATTTTTTAAGCAAGAACCACTAACCAATTTAGACCCCGACAAAGTCGTGGCGCTTGGTGCGGCGATTCAAGCCAATGTATTGGCCGGTAACCGCAGTGATGATGATTTATTACTACTGGATGTTATTCCATTGTCACTTGGCTTAGAAACCATGGGCGGCTTGGTAGAGCGTGTGATTCCTCGCAATGCCACATTGCCAGTGGCGCGCGCACAAGATTTTACGACCTTCAAAGATGGCCAAACTGCCATGAGCATTCATGTGCTTCAGGGTGAACGTGAATTAGTGACAGATTGCCGCTCACTCGCTAAGTTTGAGTTACGCGGCATTCCACCCATGGTGGCTGGCGCAGCACGCATTCGTGTGACCTTCCAAGTGGATGCCGATGGCTTACTTTCGGTGACAGCACGTGAGCAATCAAGCGGCGTCGTGGCTGATATTGTCGTCAAACCGTCTTATGGATTATCTGAAGATGAAATCACCACGATGCTGAAATCATCATTTGGATCAGCCGAACAAGACAAACAAGCACGTGCATTAAGAGAGGCGATTGTGGATGCAGAACGTCTCATCGAAGCTATCAATGCAGCCCTTGCCCAAGATGGTCATTTATTAAGTGCGGATGAAAAGACAGCCATTCAAGCCCAAGTGAGTGCATTAGACGCCACTCGCCAAGGCAGTGATAAAGACAGCATTATTCAAGCGGTAGAAGCGCTTAATCATGCCACTGAAGGCTTTGCCGCTAGACGCATGGATGCTTCCGTTAAACAGGCCTTTGCTGGCCAAGACTTACACAAATTAGAACTTTAA
- the hscB gene encoding Fe-S protein assembly co-chaperone HscB, with protein sequence MELLQRNYFELLGLPTQFEVDLTLLDQHYRTLQSEVHPDRFVTASANDRMQSMQLATQANEAYQTLKNITARARYLLQLRGIETLEESNTAMPADFLMLQMEWREAIDDANSAKDISALDQLLAEIRQMAQHLSKGLSMQFAEKSYQAASESVRKLSFIDKISADINRVIEQLENA encoded by the coding sequence ATGGAACTGCTGCAAAGAAATTATTTTGAGTTATTGGGATTGCCCACGCAGTTTGAAGTCGATTTAACCTTGCTCGATCAGCATTACCGCACCCTTCAGTCCGAAGTTCATCCAGATCGCTTTGTCACCGCCTCAGCCAACGATCGCATGCAATCAATGCAACTGGCGACACAAGCGAATGAAGCGTACCAAACGTTAAAGAACATAACGGCGCGTGCACGTTATCTTTTACAACTGCGTGGTATTGAAACCCTCGAAGAGAGCAACACCGCCATGCCTGCTGACTTCTTAATGCTGCAAATGGAATGGCGCGAAGCCATTGATGACGCAAATAGCGCAAAAGATATCTCCGCACTCGATCAACTGCTGGCCGAAATCAGACAAATGGCACAGCACTTGTCAAAAGGCCTCAGTATGCAATTTGCAGAAAAATCCTATCAGGCCGCCAGCGAAAGCGTCAGAAAACTAAGTTTTATTGATAAAATTAGCGCCGACATCAATCGTGTCATTGAACAATTAGAGAACGCATAA
- the iscA gene encoding iron-sulfur cluster assembly protein IscA, with protein MAITLTETAAQRVEKFLANRGKGIGLRLGVKTTGCSGMAYTLEFVDDMQPEDTAFESHGVKVIVDPKSLVYIDGTELDFTKEGLNEGFKFNNPNVKDECGCGESFTI; from the coding sequence ATGGCAATTACACTCACAGAAACTGCAGCACAACGTGTTGAAAAATTTCTCGCAAACCGAGGCAAGGGAATCGGCTTGCGCCTTGGCGTGAAAACCACGGGCTGTTCTGGCATGGCTTACACATTGGAATTTGTGGATGACATGCAGCCCGAAGACACGGCCTTTGAAAGCCATGGGGTGAAGGTCATTGTGGATCCTAAAAGCTTGGTGTACATCGATGGCACTGAACTCGACTTCACCAAAGAAGGCTTAAACGAAGGCTTTAAATTCAACAACCCCAATGTCAAAGATGAATGCGGTTGCGGTGAAAGCTTTACTATTTAA
- the iscU gene encoding Fe-S cluster assembly scaffold IscU, which translates to MAYSDKVLDHYENPRNVGTLDKNDPHVGTGMVGAPACGDVMKLQIKVNDSGIIEDAKFKTYGCGSAIASSSLVTEWLKGKTLDQAAEIKNSAIAEELALPPVKIHCSVLAEDAIKAAVADLKSKQPA; encoded by the coding sequence ATGGCATATTCAGATAAAGTTTTAGACCACTACGAAAACCCACGTAACGTAGGAACATTAGACAAGAATGATCCACATGTTGGTACCGGCATGGTCGGTGCGCCAGCTTGTGGTGACGTGATGAAACTGCAAATTAAAGTGAATGATAGCGGCATTATTGAAGATGCTAAATTCAAAACTTATGGTTGTGGTTCTGCGATTGCTTCAAGCTCACTTGTGACCGAGTGGCTTAAAGGCAAAACACTCGATCAAGCGGCAGAAATCAAGAACTCAGCCATCGCTGAAGAGCTTGCATTACCGCCAGTGAAGATCCACTGCTCAGTACTAGCAGAAGATGCAATTAAAGCAGCAGTCGCTGATTTAAAGTCAAAACAACCGGCTTAA
- a CDS encoding IscS subfamily cysteine desulfurase: MTVKTPIYLDYSATTPVDPRVAEKMIPFITEHFGNPASRSHPFGWTAEEAVEEARDEVAKLVNADPREIVWTSGATESNNLAIKGAANFYSATKGKHIITVQTEHKAVIDAVRDLERQGFTATYLAPEPNGLIDLEKFKAAIQPDTVLASVMFVNNEIGVIQDITAIGNICRENNIIFHVDAAQATGKVEIDLEKLPVDLMSFCAHKTYGPKGVGALYVRRKPRIRIEAQMHGGGHERGMRSGTLATHQIVGMGEAFRLARLEMKAENLEVRRLRDRLLAGLEEIDEVYVNGDMDHRVPHNLNISFNFVEGESLIMAVKDIAVSSGSACTSASLEPSYVLRALGRSDELAHSSIRFSIGRFTTEEDIDYTIALMKSKIGKLRELSPLWEMHLDGVDLSKVEWAAH; encoded by the coding sequence ATGACCGTAAAAACACCTATTTATCTTGATTACTCAGCGACCACACCCGTAGATCCTCGCGTGGCTGAAAAAATGATCCCTTTCATCACGGAACATTTTGGCAATCCTGCTTCACGTAGCCATCCATTTGGTTGGACAGCGGAAGAAGCGGTTGAAGAAGCGCGCGACGAAGTGGCTAAATTAGTCAATGCTGACCCACGTGAAATCGTTTGGACGTCAGGTGCAACCGAATCAAACAACCTAGCGATTAAAGGCGCCGCAAATTTCTACAGCGCCACTAAAGGCAAGCACATCATTACTGTGCAAACTGAGCATAAAGCCGTGATTGACGCAGTACGCGATTTAGAACGTCAAGGCTTTACCGCAACGTATTTGGCGCCTGAGCCAAATGGCTTAATCGACTTAGAAAAGTTTAAAGCAGCCATTCAACCTGATACTGTTTTAGCGTCTGTCATGTTCGTGAATAACGAAATTGGCGTGATTCAAGACATCACAGCGATTGGTAATATCTGCCGCGAAAACAACATTATTTTTCACGTGGACGCAGCACAAGCCACGGGCAAAGTAGAGATTGATTTAGAAAAATTGCCAGTCGATTTAATGAGCTTTTGTGCGCATAAAACTTATGGCCCTAAAGGTGTTGGCGCTTTGTATGTTCGCCGCAAACCACGCATCCGTATTGAAGCGCAAATGCATGGCGGTGGTCATGAGCGTGGTATGCGCTCAGGCACATTAGCCACGCACCAAATCGTTGGCATGGGTGAAGCCTTCCGTCTTGCTCGCTTGGAAATGAAAGCAGAAAATTTAGAAGTTCGCCGCCTACGCGACCGCTTGTTAGCTGGCCTTGAGGAAATTGATGAAGTGTACGTCAATGGCGACATGGATCACCGCGTGCCACACAACCTCAACATCAGCTTTAACTTTGTTGAGGGCGAATCACTTATTATGGCGGTGAAAGATATCGCCGTTTCAAGCGGTTCAGCATGTACTTCTGCCAGCCTAGAGCCTAGCTATGTGTTACGTGCGCTAGGTCGCTCTGACGAACTTGCACATAGCTCAATTCGCTTCTCTATCGGCCGCTTCACCACCGAAGAAGACATTGACTACACCATTGCATTAATGAAGAGCAAGATTGGTAAGTTACGCGAATTATCTCCGCTTTGGGAGATGCATTTAGACGGTGTTGATTTAAGTAAAGTTGAGTGGGCTGCCCATTAA
- a CDS encoding cysteine desulfurase family protein — MSSQHAYFDNNSTTLLDERVLEAMLPHMQHQYGNATSRHMFGRSARQALDQAREQVADACGAHPSQVILTASGTEANNFAILGMAGTRENAKQIAVSAIEHPAVTRPAFALRERDYRVAVIATDHFGQVDPLSLQVALEKPSSLVSIMLANNETGVIQDIAALAEIAKVKGALFHTDAVQALGKIPVDFESLGVHAMTVSSHKINGPQGAGALILDKRVDIKPLLHGGGQEKGLRSGTENVAAIVGFGAACALIKQSLEARATNTQQLRDALNVGLKNMGASIFGEKSARLPNTSFFAFNEIEGETLVMALDRKGFAVASGSACSSDSTEPSHVLMAMGVTPDLARGAVRVSFGANNTQDELNRFLVALQGEVQRLRQLTALSA, encoded by the coding sequence ATGTCCAGCCAACACGCATACTTTGATAACAACAGCACCACGCTATTAGACGAGCGTGTGCTAGAGGCTATGTTGCCTCACATGCAACACCAATATGGCAACGCCACGAGTCGTCACATGTTTGGCCGGTCTGCACGACAAGCGTTAGATCAAGCACGTGAACAAGTGGCTGATGCCTGTGGCGCGCACCCATCCCAAGTCATATTGACTGCTAGCGGGACTGAAGCGAATAATTTTGCGATTCTTGGTATGGCTGGCACTCGGGAAAATGCCAAGCAAATTGCTGTAAGCGCTATTGAACATCCTGCAGTGACTCGCCCTGCTTTTGCACTTCGTGAGCGTGACTATCGCGTTGCGGTCATTGCGACAGACCACTTTGGTCAAGTCGACCCTTTAAGCTTGCAAGTCGCACTAGAAAAACCGAGCAGTTTAGTTTCGATTATGTTGGCGAATAATGAAACTGGCGTGATTCAAGACATCGCCGCACTAGCAGAAATAGCAAAAGTAAAAGGTGCACTGTTCCATACAGATGCCGTGCAAGCACTAGGCAAAATACCAGTTGATTTTGAATCACTTGGCGTTCACGCCATGACGGTTTCGTCACACAAGATTAATGGCCCGCAAGGCGCAGGCGCGTTAATTTTAGATAAGCGCGTAGACATCAAGCCTCTTCTGCATGGTGGCGGACAAGAGAAAGGCTTGCGCAGTGGCACTGAAAATGTCGCCGCGATCGTGGGCTTTGGTGCAGCATGTGCGCTGATTAAACAATCACTCGAAGCGCGAGCAACAAACACACAGCAATTGCGTGACGCCTTAAATGTTGGTCTAAAAAACATGGGTGCCAGCATTTTTGGCGAAAAATCAGCACGCTTACCAAACACCAGTTTTTTTGCTTTCAATGAAATTGAAGGCGAAACCTTAGTCATGGCGTTAGATCGCAAAGGTTTTGCAGTTGCCAGCGGCTCTGCTTGCTCTAGCGACAGCACCGAACCCAGCCACGTGTTAATGGCCATGGGCGTGACGCCAGACTTAGCGCGTGGCGCAGTGCGTGTGAGCTTTGGGGCAAACAACACGCAGGATGAACTCAATCGATTTTTGGTGGCCTTACAAGGTGAAGTGCAGCGTTTGCGCCAGCTCACCGCTCTGAGTGCTTAA
- the iscR gene encoding Fe-S cluster assembly transcriptional regulator IscR: MRLTTKGRFAVTAMLDLAMNEADKPVTLAGISERQSISLSYLEQLFSRLRRSGLVKSVRGPGGGYRIAKTLDQITVSEIISAVDELIDATQCGGHENCHDEGRCMTHDLWSSLNVKILEYLSGVSLADLVASNEAKSKGQSKPIAFNVRKDSASESLTN, encoded by the coding sequence ATGCGATTAACCACCAAAGGTCGATTTGCAGTGACAGCCATGCTAGACCTCGCCATGAATGAGGCTGATAAGCCCGTCACGCTTGCAGGTATTAGCGAGCGCCAAAGCATTTCTTTGTCATACCTAGAGCAATTATTTAGCCGTCTTCGCCGCAGTGGACTTGTGAAAAGCGTGCGAGGCCCGGGTGGGGGTTACCGAATTGCAAAAACATTGGATCAAATTACAGTCTCAGAAATCATCAGCGCAGTAGATGAATTAATCGACGCTACCCAATGCGGCGGACATGAAAACTGCCATGATGAAGGTCGTTGCATGACGCATGATTTATGGTCGAGCTTGAATGTAAAGATTTTAGAATATCTTTCTGGCGTGAGCTTGGCTGACTTAGTCGCGAGCAACGAAGCAAAATCCAAAGGGCAAAGCAAACCTATCGCCTTTAATGTCAGAAAAGATTCTGCTTCAGAATCACTGACCAACTAA